In one Desulfoferula mesophila genomic region, the following are encoded:
- a CDS encoding sensor histidine kinase, whose product MQTARVRPAAYYRSLTRNLVLFVVVVSLLPLFLTGAIILYQFKQAYQTKVEENLEVLLNKHCHTIDAFLIDRLADIRVLARSYTVPDLENPDLLKVKLGLLREEYSGVYVDLGLVDAKGAQVAYAGPYNLTGANYSTAQWFHEAMQSEHFISDVFAGLRGSPHFIVAVRMHYEGNDWLLKATIDFEAFNALVENLRIGETGFAFILNRQSELQTKPRQEVILSSGAWQELLQTPLAPGKVTIVEQPDSLGRDMIYAAAPLKKGQWIICAQQEVSDAFLYLVQAQRAAIAIFVIGGLLIVAVSLIVARRLVRRIAEADEQKEAMNEKMIEAGRLASIGELAAGIAHEINNPVAIMVEEAGWIEDLMSDEGPLSEETLAEIQRAVQQIQEQGDRCKQITHKLLSFARKTDPTIKPVDLNGLVDEVLGLVAQKSRYAGVKLTTALDQGLPKVAASPSELQQVLLNLVNNAVDAINAEGGTVNVTTTQENGRVKLSVSDTGIGIADANLARIFDPFYTTKPVGQGTGLGLSICYGIINKLGGEIKVTSAKGEGSTFTVILPARQDTTPAPAGAPGTGQG is encoded by the coding sequence ATGCAAACCGCCCGCGTAAGACCGGCCGCCTACTACCGCAGCCTCACCCGCAACCTGGTTTTGTTCGTGGTGGTCGTCTCCCTGCTGCCCCTGTTCCTTACGGGCGCCATCATCCTCTACCAGTTCAAACAGGCCTACCAGACCAAGGTGGAAGAGAACCTGGAGGTGCTGCTCAACAAGCACTGCCACACCATCGACGCCTTCTTGATCGACCGCCTGGCCGACATCCGGGTCTTGGCCCGCTCCTACACCGTGCCCGACCTGGAGAACCCGGACCTTTTAAAGGTGAAGCTGGGGCTGTTGCGCGAGGAGTACAGCGGGGTCTACGTGGACCTGGGCCTGGTGGACGCCAAGGGGGCCCAGGTGGCCTACGCCGGCCCCTACAACCTCACCGGGGCCAACTACTCCACCGCCCAGTGGTTCCATGAGGCCATGCAGAGCGAGCACTTCATCTCCGACGTCTTCGCGGGCCTGAGAGGCAGCCCCCACTTCATCGTGGCGGTGAGAATGCACTACGAAGGCAACGACTGGCTCTTAAAGGCCACCATCGACTTCGAGGCCTTCAACGCCCTGGTGGAGAACCTGCGCATCGGCGAGACCGGCTTCGCCTTCATCCTCAACCGGCAAAGCGAGCTGCAGACCAAGCCCCGCCAGGAGGTGATCCTGTCTTCCGGAGCCTGGCAGGAACTGCTGCAGACCCCCCTGGCCCCGGGCAAGGTCACCATCGTGGAGCAGCCCGACTCGCTGGGCCGGGACATGATCTACGCCGCCGCTCCGCTCAAGAAGGGCCAGTGGATCATCTGCGCCCAGCAGGAAGTGTCCGACGCCTTTTTATACCTGGTGCAGGCCCAGCGGGCGGCCATCGCCATTTTCGTGATCGGGGGCCTGCTCATCGTGGCGGTCTCCCTTATCGTGGCCCGCCGGCTGGTGCGGCGCATTGCCGAGGCCGACGAGCAAAAGGAAGCCATGAACGAGAAGATGATAGAAGCGGGCCGCCTGGCCTCCATCGGCGAGCTGGCCGCGGGCATCGCCCACGAGATCAACAACCCGGTGGCCATCATGGTGGAGGAAGCGGGCTGGATCGAGGATCTGATGAGCGACGAGGGGCCCTTGAGCGAGGAGACCCTGGCCGAGATCCAGCGGGCGGTGCAGCAGATCCAGGAGCAGGGGGACCGCTGCAAGCAAATCACCCACAAGCTGTTGTCTTTCGCCCGCAAGACCGACCCCACCATCAAGCCGGTGGACTTGAACGGCCTGGTGGACGAGGTGCTGGGCCTGGTGGCCCAGAAGTCGCGCTACGCCGGGGTGAAGCTCACCACCGCCCTGGACCAGGGCCTACCCAAGGTGGCGGCCAGCCCCAGCGAGCTGCAACAGGTGCTTTTGAACCTGGTGAACAACGCGGTGGACGCCATCAACGCCGAGGGCGGCACGGTAAACGTGACCACCACCCAGGAGAACGGCCGGGTCAAGCTGAGCGTGTCCGACACCGGCATCGGCATCGCCGACGCCAACCTGGCGCGCATCTTCGACCCCTTCTACACCACCAAGCCGGTGGGCCAGGGCACCGGCCTGGGCCTGTCCATCTGCTACGGCATCATCAACAAGTTGGGCGGGGAGATCAAGGTGACCAGCGCCAAGGGCGAGGGCTCCACCTTCACCGTCATCTTGCCCGCCCGCCAAGATACGACTCCGGCCCCCGCGGGAGCGCCCGGGACCGGACAGGGTTAG
- a CDS encoding CatB-related O-acetyltransferase encodes MAIQDETIYPRTNDFETVYLKSIITNPNITVGDYTMYNDFVSDPTQFEKNNVLYHYPVNHDKLIIGKFCSIACGAKFLFNSANHTLNSLSTYPFPIFFEEWDLDKRQVASAWDNRGDIVVGNDVWIGYEAVILSGVHIGDGAIIGARAVVTKDVAPYAIVGGIPAKEIKKRFSQTTIDKLRQIQWWDWDADKIRRFLPAIMSGDIDRL; translated from the coding sequence ATGGCCATCCAAGATGAAACAATATATCCGCGGACCAATGACTTCGAGACGGTATACCTAAAAAGCATAATTACCAATCCCAACATAACGGTTGGCGATTACACCATGTACAACGACTTTGTTTCCGACCCCACGCAGTTCGAAAAAAATAATGTTTTGTATCATTACCCCGTCAACCATGACAAATTGATAATCGGCAAATTTTGTTCCATAGCCTGTGGGGCGAAATTCCTGTTCAACAGCGCGAATCACACGCTTAACTCCCTTTCAACGTATCCGTTTCCCATTTTTTTCGAGGAATGGGATCTGGACAAAAGGCAGGTTGCCTCCGCGTGGGACAATAGGGGCGACATTGTGGTCGGCAACGATGTATGGATAGGATATGAAGCGGTTATCCTGTCCGGCGTGCATATTGGGGACGGGGCGATCATAGGGGCGAGGGCGGTGGTGACAAAGGATGTTGCGCCGTATGCGATCGTCGGCGGTATTCCAGCTAAGGAGATCAAGAAACGTTTCAGCCAGACGACAATCGACAAGTTGCGGCAGATACAATGGTGGGATTGGGACGCTGACAAGATACGGCGATTTTTGCCCGCCATCATGAGCGGGGATATTGACAGACTGTAG
- a CDS encoding sigma-54-dependent transcriptional regulator, with protein sequence MLLANAEPAHSQSLERLLIEQGLRVSQADDMPQALREVAANPPDLAIVAAALPPSGGLELLKRLKQDDPRLPVIITSSGGLTAETIEATKLGAFDYVTLPLVPDDFAKLVQQALDAGRFMRSPVRMDQDQDQEITAGDALLGHSRPMQELYKTIGRAAGTGATVLIQGESGTGKELVARALFHHSDRAAKPFVVVNCVAIPETLLESELFGYEKGAFTGAASRRIGKIEQADGGTVFLDEIGDMPLAIQAKMLRLLAERSVERIGGRQPIAVDVRIIAATNRDLVQAVKEERFREDLYYRLNVVTISLPPLRERREDVPLLADYFLARVTRQLGVRNPGITPEAYELLGAHSWPGNVRELANAMEKCLIFGRGHPVGAEEVASLVLEPGEGPGGSLSPEMDQAIRAWCRQGIAAGRTRLLGALLGRVEEIIVSETLETTGGNRSRAARLLGVSRPSLLARLKKYGIG encoded by the coding sequence GTGCTACTAGCCAACGCTGAGCCTGCCCACAGCCAGAGCCTGGAGCGCCTGCTCATCGAGCAGGGCCTCAGGGTCAGCCAGGCCGACGACATGCCGCAAGCCTTGCGCGAGGTGGCGGCCAATCCCCCGGACCTGGCCATCGTGGCCGCGGCCTTGCCCCCCTCCGGGGGCTTGGAGCTGCTCAAGCGCCTCAAGCAGGACGACCCCCGCCTGCCGGTGATCATCACCTCCTCCGGCGGCCTTACCGCCGAGACCATCGAGGCCACCAAGCTGGGGGCCTTCGACTACGTGACCCTTCCCCTGGTTCCCGACGATTTCGCCAAATTGGTGCAACAGGCCCTGGACGCGGGGCGCTTCATGCGCTCGCCGGTGCGCATGGACCAAGACCAGGACCAGGAGATCACCGCCGGCGACGCCCTGTTGGGCCACTCCAGGCCCATGCAGGAGCTTTACAAGACCATCGGCCGGGCGGCGGGCACCGGGGCCACGGTGCTCATCCAGGGCGAGAGCGGCACCGGCAAGGAGCTGGTGGCCCGGGCCCTGTTCCACCACTCGGACCGGGCCGCCAAGCCCTTCGTGGTGGTCAACTGCGTGGCCATCCCCGAGACCCTTTTGGAAAGCGAGCTGTTCGGCTACGAAAAGGGGGCCTTCACCGGCGCGGCCTCCCGGCGCATCGGCAAGATTGAGCAGGCCGACGGGGGCACCGTGTTCCTGGACGAGATCGGCGACATGCCCCTGGCCATCCAGGCCAAGATGCTGCGCCTGTTGGCCGAGCGCTCTGTGGAGCGCATCGGGGGGCGCCAGCCCATCGCGGTGGACGTGCGCATCATCGCGGCCACCAACCGCGACCTGGTGCAGGCGGTCAAGGAGGAGCGCTTCCGCGAGGACCTCTACTACCGCCTCAACGTGGTGACCATCAGCCTGCCCCCGCTCAGGGAGCGGCGCGAGGACGTGCCCCTGCTGGCCGACTATTTCCTGGCCCGGGTGACCCGCCAGCTGGGGGTGCGCAATCCGGGCATCACCCCCGAGGCCTACGAGCTTTTGGGGGCCCACTCCTGGCCGGGCAACGTGCGCGAGCTGGCCAACGCCATGGAAAAATGCCTCATCTTCGGCCGGGGCCACCCGGTGGGGGCCGAGGAGGTGGCCTCCCTGGTGCTGGAGCCCGGCGAGGGGCCGGGCGGCTCGCTGAGCCCGGAGATGGACCAGGCCATCCGGGCCTGGTGCCGCCAGGGCATCGCCGCCGGGCGCACCCGCCTGTTGGGCGCCCTGCTCGGCCGGGTGGAGGAGATCATCGTCAGCGAGACCCTGGAGACCACGGGGGGCAACCGCAGCCGGGCCGCCCGCCTGCTGGGGGTGTCGCGCCCGTCGCTCCTGGCGCGGCTCAAGAAATACGGCATTGGCTGA
- a CDS encoding tetratricopeptide repeat protein, with amino-acid sequence MKIDLGQALDNLQEMRAEGNPQAVANALFVVGVAQMQKKRPQPARAALEEALELCAQLGNFSGQGQVLLRLAELAQQAGQPEAALGLLNRGLECFAQAGDAPGRASALERRAALQRESGDLDGAAASLEEALALALEAGDELSQMLLSQYLGAVYRSLGQNRKALDAYRRLGALSQKHNEPQREALALLGVGTLLATEGRAEEADEAEEAFKSAEEAFGRLGQPKQAAAVAAERRRLLGR; translated from the coding sequence GTGAAGATAGATTTGGGGCAAGCCCTGGACAATTTGCAGGAAATGAGGGCGGAAGGAAACCCGCAGGCGGTGGCCAACGCCCTTTTCGTGGTGGGCGTGGCCCAGATGCAGAAAAAACGGCCCCAACCCGCCAGGGCGGCTCTGGAAGAGGCCCTGGAGCTTTGCGCCCAGTTGGGCAATTTTTCGGGTCAGGGTCAGGTGCTCCTGCGCCTGGCCGAGCTGGCCCAACAGGCCGGCCAGCCGGAGGCGGCCCTGGGTCTGTTGAACCGGGGCCTGGAGTGCTTTGCCCAGGCCGGGGACGCGCCGGGCCGGGCCAGCGCCCTGGAGCGGCGGGCCGCCCTGCAGCGGGAGTCCGGCGACCTGGATGGCGCGGCGGCCTCCCTGGAAGAGGCCCTGGCCCTGGCTCTGGAGGCGGGCGACGAGCTCAGCCAGATGCTTCTGAGCCAATACCTGGGGGCGGTGTACCGCAGCCTGGGGCAAAACCGAAAGGCCCTGGACGCCTATCGCCGCCTGGGGGCCTTGAGCCAAAAGCACAACGAGCCCCAGCGCGAGGCCCTGGCCCTGTTGGGGGTAGGCACCCTGTTGGCCACGGAGGGCCGGGCCGAGGAGGCCGACGAGGCCGAGGAGGCCTTTAAAAGCGCCGAGGAGGCCTTCGGGCGCCTGGGGCAGCCCAAGCAGGCCGCTGCGGTGGCCGCCGAGCGCCGCCGTCTCCTTGGCCGTTAG
- a CDS encoding lipid-binding SYLF domain-containing protein, whose protein sequence is MNTKFRSICMSAALFLFLAWALPAAAMNKAEADLEVQQARISLLQFTSSPDTSTPRWLLARCKGVALFPGMIKAGFIVGGNYGTGVIMSRRPDGKWSGPAFFRMGGASIGFQIGAQSSDLFMVIMTKVGLDAVLKNQAKFGVDASAVAGPVGRDAQAAIAGGSLKADLYSYSRSAGAFLGASVSGAGIEFDQASSTAYYGRPVTVSDIFDGKVDLPPSAQALTEALNKFK, encoded by the coding sequence ATGAATACCAAATTTAGATCGATTTGCATGTCGGCGGCGCTTTTCTTGTTCCTGGCCTGGGCCCTCCCGGCGGCGGCCATGAACAAGGCCGAGGCCGACCTGGAGGTGCAGCAGGCCCGCATCAGCCTGTTGCAGTTCACCAGCTCCCCGGACACCAGCACCCCCCGCTGGCTCTTGGCCCGCTGCAAGGGGGTGGCCCTGTTCCCGGGCATGATCAAGGCCGGTTTCATCGTGGGCGGCAACTACGGCACCGGGGTGATCATGAGCCGCCGCCCGGACGGCAAATGGTCCGGCCCGGCCTTCTTCCGCATGGGCGGGGCCTCCATCGGCTTCCAGATCGGGGCCCAGTCCTCTGATTTGTTCATGGTCATCATGACCAAGGTGGGTCTGGACGCGGTGCTCAAGAACCAGGCCAAGTTCGGGGTGGACGCCTCGGCGGTGGCCGGACCGGTGGGGCGCGACGCCCAGGCGGCCATAGCCGGGGGCAGCCTCAAGGCGGATCTGTACTCCTATTCGCGCAGCGCGGGGGCCTTTTTGGGGGCCTCGGTGAGCGGGGCGGGCATAGAGTTCGACCAGGCCAGCAGCACGGCCTACTATGGGCGGCCGGTCACCGTGAGCGATATCTTCGACGGCAAGGTGGATCTGCCCCCCAGCGCCCAGGCCCTGACGGAAGCGTTGAACAAGTTCAAGTAA
- the dsrA gene encoding dissimilatory-type sulfite reductase subunit alpha: MAKMHDTPMLDELTKGPWPSFVTDIKKAAEAGNEACADLLGQLELSYKDKEGHWKHGGIVGVLGYGGGVIGRYSDVPDLFPGVEHFHTLRVNQPASKFYKTERLREVMEIWNNRGSGMLNMHGSTGDMVLLGAFTEELEPIFAELTQKGWDLGGSGSALRTPACCVGKARCEFACIDTQDICYSLTQEYQDEMHRPAWPYKFKFKIDGCPNCCVASLARSDCAIIGTWRDDIRIDQEAVAAYVGGEIAAHGGANGADAKLDIKADVIDLCPTGCMFYEDGKLTINNAECTRCMHCINVMPRALRPGLDTGASILVGAKAPILEGAQMGSLIIPFIKMEEPYDEFKEFVEKMWDWWDENGKNRERIGELIQRLGLSAFIEAVELKPIPQMVKEPRSNPYIFYKEDEVPGGFERDIADYRKKHAR; the protein is encoded by the coding sequence ATGGCTAAAATGCATGACACTCCGATGCTCGACGAGTTGACTAAGGGGCCTTGGCCTAGCTTCGTTACGGATATCAAAAAAGCGGCGGAAGCCGGTAATGAAGCCTGTGCCGACCTCTTGGGCCAACTCGAGCTCTCCTACAAAGACAAGGAGGGCCACTGGAAGCACGGCGGTATCGTGGGCGTTCTGGGATACGGCGGCGGCGTCATCGGCCGTTACTCCGACGTTCCCGACCTGTTCCCCGGCGTGGAGCACTTCCACACCCTGCGCGTGAACCAGCCTGCGTCCAAGTTCTACAAGACCGAGCGCCTGCGCGAGGTCATGGAGATCTGGAACAACCGTGGTTCGGGCATGCTCAACATGCACGGCTCCACCGGCGACATGGTGCTTCTGGGCGCCTTCACCGAGGAGCTGGAGCCCATCTTCGCCGAGCTGACCCAAAAGGGTTGGGACCTGGGCGGCTCCGGTTCCGCTCTGCGGACCCCGGCCTGCTGCGTGGGCAAGGCCCGCTGTGAGTTTGCTTGCATCGACACCCAGGACATCTGCTACTCCTTGACCCAGGAGTATCAGGACGAGATGCACCGTCCGGCTTGGCCTTACAAGTTCAAGTTCAAGATCGACGGTTGCCCCAACTGCTGCGTGGCCTCCCTGGCCCGCTCCGACTGTGCCATCATCGGTACCTGGCGCGATGACATCCGCATCGACCAGGAAGCCGTGGCCGCCTACGTGGGCGGCGAGATCGCGGCCCACGGCGGCGCCAACGGCGCCGACGCCAAGCTGGACATCAAGGCCGACGTCATCGACCTGTGCCCCACCGGCTGCATGTTCTACGAGGACGGCAAGCTGACCATCAACAACGCCGAGTGCACCCGCTGCATGCACTGCATCAACGTGATGCCTCGCGCCCTGCGCCCCGGTCTGGATACCGGCGCCAGCATCCTGGTCGGCGCCAAGGCTCCGATCCTCGAAGGCGCCCAGATGGGTTCGCTGATCATCCCCTTCATCAAGATGGAAGAGCCCTACGACGAGTTCAAGGAGTTCGTCGAGAAGATGTGGGACTGGTGGGATGAGAACGGCAAGAACCGCGAGCGCATCGGCGAGCTGATCCAGCGCCTGGGCCTGTCCGCGTTCATCGAGGCCGTCGAGCTCAAGCCCATCCCGCAGATGGTCAAGGAGCCTCGTTCCAACCCCTACATCTTCTACAAAGAGGATGAGGTGCCTGGTGGCTTCGAGCGCGATATCGCTGATTACCGCAAGAAGCACGCCCGCTAA
- the dsrB gene encoding dissimilatory-type sulfite reductase subunit beta — protein sequence MAEFQANKITDIGPPKYDEMWPQVIKDNYGKWLYHDILEPGVLVHVSESGAKVWSLRCGATRLMTTMFLEQVCKLADEYCGGFFRFTTRNNIEFIVSDESKLEPLKKALADNGALPLGGTGAGVTNIVHTQGWVHCHTPAIDASGVVKAVMDELFDYFNSHKLPAQVRISLACCLNMCGAVHCSDISILGVHRKPPVIEHSHLDKMCEIPTTIAACPTAAIKPNKVDEFKSVAVNADRCMFCGNCYTMCPAMPLADAAGDGIALWVGGKVSNAKSMPMFSKLAVPYIPNEPPRWPTTVNTIKKIVEVYAGDAMKYERVGEWAQRIGWEKFFEKTGLEFSHHHIDDYRFAATTWRTSTQFKW from the coding sequence ATGGCAGAATTCCAAGCCAACAAAATCACCGACATTGGGCCGCCTAAATACGACGAGATGTGGCCCCAGGTGATCAAGGACAACTACGGCAAGTGGCTGTATCACGACATCCTCGAGCCCGGCGTGCTGGTGCACGTGTCCGAGTCCGGCGCCAAGGTCTGGTCCCTGCGTTGCGGCGCCACCCGGCTCATGACCACCATGTTCCTGGAGCAGGTCTGCAAGCTGGCCGACGAGTACTGCGGCGGTTTCTTCCGCTTCACCACTCGTAACAACATCGAGTTCATCGTCAGCGACGAGTCCAAGCTGGAGCCCCTGAAGAAGGCCCTGGCCGACAACGGCGCGCTGCCCTTGGGCGGCACCGGCGCCGGCGTCACCAACATCGTCCACACCCAGGGGTGGGTCCACTGCCACACCCCGGCCATCGACGCCTCCGGCGTGGTCAAGGCCGTCATGGACGAGTTGTTCGACTACTTCAACTCCCACAAGCTGCCGGCCCAGGTGCGCATCTCCCTGGCCTGCTGCCTGAACATGTGCGGCGCCGTGCACTGCTCGGATATCTCCATCCTGGGCGTGCACCGCAAGCCTCCCGTGATCGAGCACAGCCACCTGGACAAGATGTGCGAAATCCCCACCACCATCGCTGCTTGCCCCACCGCGGCCATCAAGCCCAACAAGGTGGACGAGTTCAAGTCGGTGGCGGTGAACGCCGACCGCTGCATGTTCTGCGGCAACTGCTACACCATGTGCCCCGCCATGCCCCTGGCCGACGCCGCGGGCGACGGCATCGCCCTGTGGGTGGGCGGCAAGGTGTCCAACGCCAAGAGCATGCCCATGTTCTCCAAGCTGGCCGTGCCCTACATCCCCAACGAGCCTCCTCGTTGGCCCACCACGGTCAACACCATCAAGAAGATCGTTGAGGTCTACGCCGGCGACGCCATGAAGTATGAGCGCGTGGGTGAATGGGCCCAGCGGATCGGGTGGGAGAAGTTCTTCGAGAAGACCGGTCTCGAGTTCAGCCACCACCACATCGACGACTACCGCTTCGCCGCCACCACCTGGCGGACCTCGACCCAGTTCAAGTGGTAG
- a CDS encoding pyridoxamine 5'-phosphate oxidase family protein has translation MELKDYFANAKGLGVLSTADGQGRVDAAVYSRPHFIDQETVAFIMPDRLTHQNLLANPHAAYLFAEEGFNTRGRRLFLTKLREEKDSELLAQLRRGHHGREATERYLVFFKIDQVLPLIGPGEED, from the coding sequence ATGGAGCTTAAAGATTATTTCGCCAACGCCAAGGGCCTGGGAGTGCTATCCACCGCCGACGGCCAGGGCCGGGTGGACGCGGCCGTGTACTCGCGGCCCCATTTCATCGATCAGGAAACCGTGGCCTTCATCATGCCCGACCGCCTGACCCACCAAAACCTGCTGGCCAACCCCCACGCGGCCTACCTGTTCGCCGAGGAGGGCTTCAACACCCGGGGCCGCCGCCTGTTCCTCACCAAGCTGCGCGAGGAAAAGGATAGCGAGCTCTTGGCCCAGCTGCGCCGGGGCCACCATGGCCGCGAGGCCACCGAGCGCTACCTGGTGTTTTTTAAGATCGACCAGGTGCTGCCGCTCATCGGACCGGGGGAGGAGGACTAG
- a CDS encoding cobyrinate a,c-diamide synthase, with product MPPVPPRIVVAALRGGSGKTTLTLGLIQALADLGLSVAPFKKGPDYIDPFWLSEAAGAPCRNLDPYLMGGPQIRRSFAHFSRGCQTAVIEGNRGLFDGMDTVGSYSTAELAKTLEAPVVMALDCTMTSRSVAAVALGCQKYDPELDLAGFILNPVGTARQEGVVRRAVEEATGLPVLGAVPRLKLDMPQRHMGLVPPQEHARVAEALHQAARSVAAHVDLERLRDIMAQAPAWSEDEPPEGLLPASPPSGPRPRIGVVRDAAFGFYYPENLEALANHGADLVFCSALMDPALPEVDALYLGGGFPETHAPALAANAAFRASLAAAAEAGLPIYAECGGLMYLGRRLVVDGQAWDMAGVLPLDFVMKRRPQGHGYTLCQVEKPNPFWPVGYEFKAHEFHYSEPHPLPGAELELAYRVRRGKGLIGDMGGLMRRKVLGTYHHVHVLGSPGWAPGLLQAAKG from the coding sequence ATGCCCCCGGTTCCCCCCCGCATAGTGGTGGCCGCCCTCAGGGGCGGCAGCGGCAAGACCACCCTCACCCTGGGCCTGATTCAGGCCCTGGCCGACCTGGGTCTGTCCGTGGCTCCCTTCAAGAAGGGCCCGGACTACATCGACCCCTTCTGGCTCTCCGAGGCCGCCGGAGCCCCCTGCCGCAACCTGGACCCCTATCTCATGGGCGGGCCGCAGATACGCCGCTCCTTCGCCCACTTCTCCCGGGGCTGCCAGACGGCGGTGATCGAGGGCAACCGGGGCCTGTTCGACGGCATGGACACGGTGGGTTCCTATTCCACCGCCGAGCTGGCCAAGACGCTTGAGGCCCCGGTGGTGATGGCCCTGGATTGCACCATGACCAGCCGCAGCGTGGCCGCCGTGGCCCTGGGATGCCAGAAATACGACCCCGAGCTCGACCTGGCCGGTTTCATCCTCAACCCGGTGGGCACCGCCCGTCAGGAGGGGGTGGTGCGCCGGGCGGTGGAAGAGGCCACCGGCCTGCCGGTGCTGGGCGCGGTGCCCCGGCTCAAGCTGGACATGCCCCAGCGGCACATGGGCCTGGTGCCCCCCCAGGAGCACGCCCGGGTGGCCGAGGCTCTGCACCAGGCGGCGCGCAGCGTGGCCGCCCACGTGGATTTGGAGCGGCTCAGGGACATCATGGCCCAGGCCCCGGCCTGGAGCGAGGACGAGCCCCCCGAGGGGCTGCTGCCCGCCAGCCCGCCCAGCGGTCCCCGGCCCCGCATCGGGGTGGTGCGCGACGCGGCCTTCGGCTTCTACTACCCCGAGAACCTGGAGGCCCTGGCCAACCACGGGGCCGACCTGGTGTTCTGCTCGGCCCTCATGGACCCGGCCCTGCCGGAGGTGGACGCCCTGTATTTGGGCGGGGGCTTTCCCGAGACCCACGCCCCGGCCCTGGCGGCCAACGCCGCCTTCCGGGCCTCGCTGGCTGCCGCCGCCGAGGCGGGCCTGCCCATCTACGCCGAGTGCGGCGGGCTGATGTACCTGGGCCGCCGTCTGGTGGTGGATGGCCAGGCCTGGGACATGGCCGGGGTGCTGCCGCTGGATTTCGTCATGAAACGCCGCCCCCAGGGCCACGGCTACACCCTGTGCCAGGTGGAAAAGCCCAATCCCTTTTGGCCGGTGGGTTACGAGTTCAAGGCCCATGAGTTCCACTACTCCGAGCCCCATCCCCTGCCCGGCGCCGAGCTGGAGCTGGCCTACCGGGTGCGGCGGGGCAAGGGGCTCATCGGCGACATGGGCGGGCTAATGCGCCGCAAGGTGCTCGGAACCTACCACCACGTGCATGTTTTGGGCTCGCCGGGGTGGGCCCCGGGGCTGCTGCAAGCGGCCAAGGGTTAG
- a CDS encoding dissimilatory sulfite reductase D family protein, with amino-acid sequence MATDQEIRDLVIKVMEKKQKRMMMKDLLKEVQKLDESVEKRPLKKVTTAMIQDQTLQYWSSGSTTYFALPGGKHAEGED; translated from the coding sequence ATGGCTACCGATCAAGAAATCCGCGACCTCGTCATCAAGGTCATGGAAAAGAAGCAAAAACGCATGATGATGAAGGACCTGCTCAAGGAGGTCCAGAAGCTGGACGAAAGCGTGGAGAAGCGGCCCTTGAAGAAGGTGACCACCGCCATGATCCAGGACCAAACCCTGCAGTACTGGTCCAGCGGTTCCACCACTTACTTCGCTCTGCCCGGCGGCAAGCACGCCGAGGGCGAGGACTAA
- a CDS encoding tetratricopeptide repeat protein translates to MSKIENPSGIPEDDFLREGLVDRLTQYLEAEPGAWHVRYNLGVALMQQGDVDEALTQFRQVMAESPKHLESMVNVAAIHLGKGQPEEALRVLTNALKVWDIPMVRANLGVAYLQMDRLEEAAYHLKEAVNGAPNMPDALTNLSTVFLRTGETDRAEQAARQALEVNANFAMAHNNLAVILSEKGDTDQARFHAVRARELGYEVHPQLAEQLGLPQA, encoded by the coding sequence ATGAGCAAGATAGAAAACCCCAGCGGAATCCCGGAAGACGACTTTTTGCGGGAGGGCCTGGTGGACCGGCTGACCCAGTATCTGGAAGCCGAGCCGGGCGCCTGGCACGTGCGCTACAACCTTGGGGTGGCCCTGATGCAGCAGGGCGACGTGGACGAGGCCCTGACCCAGTTCCGCCAGGTGATGGCCGAGTCTCCCAAGCACCTGGAGAGCATGGTCAACGTGGCGGCCATCCACCTGGGCAAGGGCCAGCCCGAGGAGGCGCTGCGGGTGCTCACCAACGCCCTCAAGGTTTGGGACATCCCCATGGTGCGGGCCAACCTGGGCGTGGCCTATCTGCAGATGGACCGCCTGGAAGAGGCGGCCTATCATCTCAAGGAAGCGGTAAACGGCGCGCCCAACATGCCCGACGCCCTTACCAACCTGAGCACCGTTTTCTTGCGCACCGGAGAGACGGACAGGGCCGAGCAGGCCGCCCGCCAGGCCCTGGAGGTCAACGCCAACTTCGCAATGGCCCACAACAACCTGGCGGTTATCCTGAGCGAAAAGGGCGACACCGACCAGGCCCGCTTTCATGCGGTGCGGGCCCGGGAGCTGGGCTACGAGGTGCATCCCCAACTCGCCGAGCAGTTGGGCCTGCCCCAGGCCTGA
- a CDS encoding ferredoxin, with amino-acid sequence MFEVVVDTDKCIGDEECVEVCPVDVYEMQDGKAVPVNAEECLGCESCIEVCEQDAITVTEV; translated from the coding sequence ATGTTCGAGGTGGTGGTTGATACCGACAAGTGCATCGGCGACGAGGAATGCGTAGAGGTTTGCCCGGTCGACGTGTATGAGATGCAGGACGGCAAGGCCGTGCCGGTCAACGCCGAGGAGTGCCTGGGCTGCGAGAGCTGTATCGAGGTGTGCGAGCAGGACGCCATTACCGTGACCGAGGTCTAA